One uncultured Fibrobacter sp. DNA segment encodes these proteins:
- a CDS encoding RNA 2'-phosphotransferase — protein sequence MGHTVPQIIKKEPGIPPAVLYHGTTHRALLQILQDGLKPMQRQYVHLSIDVETATRVGKRRDSEPVILNIDTEAAQKAGIQFYIGNDKVWLCNRVPKECITV from the coding sequence ATTGGTCACACGGTTCCGCAGATTATAAAGAAGGAGCCAGGAATTCCTCCTGCCGTTCTATACCACGGAACAACGCACAGGGCCTTGCTGCAAATCCTTCAGGATGGATTAAAGCCGATGCAACGGCAATATGTTCACCTTTCCATAGATGTTGAAACCGCGACCCGTGTCGGCAAAAGACGCGATTCGGAGCCGGTCATCTTGAACATAGATACGGAAGCCGCACAAAAGGCGGGCATCCAGTTCTATATCGGAAATGACAAGGTTTGGCTTTGCAACAGGGTGCCGAAGGAATGTATTACGGTGTAA
- a CDS encoding GNAT family N-acetyltransferase: MKIVPYNPKYRKDFVEMNLAWISSMFKVEPEDERELSSVETAIAAGAEIFFAVDDSDNLMACCMVAPRSAGEWEIMKFAAKGMYTGTGAGSACLKACIEYAREKQAKNIVLVTNRKCTHAIHLYEKFGFAEIPVDKEKFPYDRGDISFEMKLFE; this comes from the coding sequence ATGAAAATCGTCCCTTACAACCCAAAGTACCGCAAAGACTTTGTCGAAATGAACCTGGCGTGGATTTCATCCATGTTCAAGGTGGAACCCGAAGACGAGCGCGAACTTTCAAGTGTCGAGACAGCCATCGCGGCAGGTGCGGAAATCTTTTTCGCCGTTGACGACAGCGACAACCTAATGGCATGCTGCATGGTCGCCCCACGCAGTGCAGGGGAATGGGAAATTATGAAATTCGCCGCCAAGGGCATGTACACGGGAACCGGTGCGGGCAGCGCTTGCCTCAAGGCCTGCATCGAGTACGCCCGCGAAAAACAGGCGAAAAACATCGTTCTCGTTACCAACCGCAAGTGTACACACGCAATTCACTTATATGAAAAATTCGGCTTTGCGGAAATCCCCGTCGACAAGGAAAAATTCCCCTACGATCGCGGCGACATCTCCTTTGAAATGAAATTATTCGAGTGA